A region of Vicugna pacos chromosome 7, VicPac4, whole genome shotgun sequence DNA encodes the following proteins:
- the ASIC3 gene encoding acid-sensing ion channel 3 isoform X3 — protein MKPPSGPEEAQRPASDICVFASSCTMHGLGHVFGPGGLTLRRGLWAAAVLLSLATFLYQVAERVCYYREFHHETALEERESYRLTFPAVTLCNINPLRRSRLTPNDLHWAGPVLLGLDPAEHAAYLRALGRPPAPPGFMPSPTFDLARLYARAGHALEDMLLDCRYRSWPCGPENFTTIFTRMGQCYTFNSGAEGTELLTTPKGGMGNGLEIMLDVQQDEYLPVWRDMGGAPVCSPQQYKDCASPVLDAMLRKDACTCPSPCASTRYAKELSMVRIPSRASARYLAQKHNRSEAYITENVLVLDIFFEALNYETVEQKKAYEVSALLGDIGGQMGLFIGASLLTILEILDFLCEVFRDRVLGYFWNRKRSQRHSSTNLASHHSLCCHQASLCLPPHLLPRHPALDWMSVSSGPHPNIQDVASLHASLLSSSQIKF, from the exons ATGAAGCCCCCCTCAGGGCCGGAGGAGGCCCAGCGGCCTGCCTCAGACATCTGCGTGTTCGCCAGCAGCTGCACGATGCACGGGCTGGGCCATGTCTTTGGCCCGGGGGGCCTGACCCTGCGCCGGGGGCTGTGGGCTGCAGCCGTTCTCCTGTCGCTGGCCACCTTCCTCTACCAGGTGGCGGAGAGGGTGTGCTACTACAGGGAGTTCCACCACGAGACAGCCCTGGAGGAGCGCGAGAGCTACCGGCTCACCTTCCCAGCCGTCACCCTGTGCAACATCAACCCGCTGCGCCGCTCACGCCTCACACCCAACGACCTGCACTGGGCCGGGCCGGTGCTGCTGGGCCTGGACCCCGCCGAACACGCCGCCTACCTGCGCGCCCTGGGCCGGCCCCCCGCGCCGCCCGGCTTCATGCCCAGCCCCACCTTCGACCTGGCCCGGCTCTATGCCCGGGCCGGGCATGCCCTCGAGGACATGCTGCTGGACTGTCGCTACCGCAGTTGGCCATGCGGGCCAGAGAACTTCACCACG ATCTTCACCCGGATGGGACAGTGCTACACCTTTAACTCCGGCGCCGAGGGGACGGAGCTTCTCACCACTCCCAAAGGCGGCATGGGGAACGGGCTGGAGATCATGCTGGACGTGCAGCAGGATGAGTATCTGCCCGTGTGGAGGGACATGG GCGGCGCGCCAGTGTGCAGCCCCCAGCAGTATAAGGACTGTGCCAGCCCAGTGCTGG ACGCCATGCTGCGGAAGGACGCGTgcacctgccccagcccctgcgcCAGCACGCGCTACGCCAAGGAGCTCTCCATGGTGCGGATCCCCAGCCGCGCCTCCGCCCGCTACCTGGCCCAGAAACACAACCGCAGCGAGGCCTACATCAC GGAGAATGTGCTGGTGCTGGACATCTTCTTTGAAGCCCTCAACTATGAGACGGTGGAGCAGAAAAAGGCCTATGAAGTGTCTGCCCTgcttg GTGACATTGGTGGCCAGATGGGGCTGTTCATTGGGGCCAGCCTGCTCACTATCCTTGAGATCTTGGACTTCCTCTGTGAG GTGTTCCGGGACAGAGTCCTGGGATACTTTTGGAACCGGAAGCGCTCCCAAAGGCACTCCAGCACCAATCTG GCCTCCCACCACTCCCTGTGCTGTCACcaagcctctctctgcctcccaccaCACCTGCTACCTCGTCACCCGGCTCTAGACTGGATGTCTGTATCTTCGGGGCCCCACCCCAACATCCAGGATGTGGCCAGCTTGCATGCGTCTTTGCTCTCTTCATCCCAAATAAAGTTCTAG
- the ASIC3 gene encoding acid-sensing ion channel 3 isoform X2: MKPPSGPEEAQRPASDICVFASSCTMHGLGHVFGPGGLTLRRGLWAAAVLLSLATFLYQVAERVCYYREFHHETALEERESYRLTFPAVTLCNINPLRRSRLTPNDLHWAGPVLLGLDPAEHAAYLRALGRPPAPPGFMPSPTFDLARLYARAGHALEDMLLDCRYRSWPCGPENFTTIFTRMGQCYTFNSGAEGTELLTTPKGGMGNGLEIMLDVQQDEYLPVWRDMEETPFEVGVRVQIHSQEEPPLIDQLGFGAAPGYQTFVSCQKQQLSFLPPPWGDCSSVPLDPDFELELSGPLGPSSPSPGPSPPYSLMGCRLACETRYVARKCGCRMMHMPGGAPVCSPQQYKDCASPVLDAMLRKDACTCPSPCASTRYAKELSMVRIPSRASARYLAQKHNRSEAYITENVLVLDIFFEALNYETVEQKKAYEVSALLGDIGGQMGLFIGASLLTILEILDFLCEVFRDRVLGYFWNRKRSQRHSSTNLLQEGLGSHRTQVPHLSLGPRPPTTPCAVTKPLSASHHTCYLVTRL; encoded by the exons ATGAAGCCCCCCTCAGGGCCGGAGGAGGCCCAGCGGCCTGCCTCAGACATCTGCGTGTTCGCCAGCAGCTGCACGATGCACGGGCTGGGCCATGTCTTTGGCCCGGGGGGCCTGACCCTGCGCCGGGGGCTGTGGGCTGCAGCCGTTCTCCTGTCGCTGGCCACCTTCCTCTACCAGGTGGCGGAGAGGGTGTGCTACTACAGGGAGTTCCACCACGAGACAGCCCTGGAGGAGCGCGAGAGCTACCGGCTCACCTTCCCAGCCGTCACCCTGTGCAACATCAACCCGCTGCGCCGCTCACGCCTCACACCCAACGACCTGCACTGGGCCGGGCCGGTGCTGCTGGGCCTGGACCCCGCCGAACACGCCGCCTACCTGCGCGCCCTGGGCCGGCCCCCCGCGCCGCCCGGCTTCATGCCCAGCCCCACCTTCGACCTGGCCCGGCTCTATGCCCGGGCCGGGCATGCCCTCGAGGACATGCTGCTGGACTGTCGCTACCGCAGTTGGCCATGCGGGCCAGAGAACTTCACCACG ATCTTCACCCGGATGGGACAGTGCTACACCTTTAACTCCGGCGCCGAGGGGACGGAGCTTCTCACCACTCCCAAAGGCGGCATGGGGAACGGGCTGGAGATCATGCTGGACGTGCAGCAGGATGAGTATCTGCCCGTGTGGAGGGACATGG AGGAGACCCCATTTGAGGTGGGGGTCCGAGTACAGATCCACAGCCAGGAGGAGCCGCCACTCATTGACCAGCTGGGCTTCGGGGCAGCCCCTGGCTACCAGACTTTTGTGTCCTGCCAGAAGCAACAA CTGAGCTTCCTACCGCCGCCCTGGGGTGATTGCAGCTCTGTACCTCTGGACCCTGACTTTGAGCTAGAACTCTCTGGTCCTCTGGGTCCCTCCAGtcccagcccaggccccagccctccATATAGTCTAATGGGGTGTCGCCTGGCCTGCGAGACACGCTATGTGGCTCGTAAGTGCGGCTGCCGAATGATGCACATGCCTG GCGGCGCGCCAGTGTGCAGCCCCCAGCAGTATAAGGACTGTGCCAGCCCAGTGCTGG ACGCCATGCTGCGGAAGGACGCGTgcacctgccccagcccctgcgcCAGCACGCGCTACGCCAAGGAGCTCTCCATGGTGCGGATCCCCAGCCGCGCCTCCGCCCGCTACCTGGCCCAGAAACACAACCGCAGCGAGGCCTACATCAC GGAGAATGTGCTGGTGCTGGACATCTTCTTTGAAGCCCTCAACTATGAGACGGTGGAGCAGAAAAAGGCCTATGAAGTGTCTGCCCTgcttg GTGACATTGGTGGCCAGATGGGGCTGTTCATTGGGGCCAGCCTGCTCACTATCCTTGAGATCTTGGACTTCCTCTGTGAG GTGTTCCGGGACAGAGTCCTGGGATACTTTTGGAACCGGAAGCGCTCCCAAAGGCACTCCAGCACCAATCTG ctTCAGGAAGGGCTGGGCAGCCATCGAACCCAAGTTCCCCACCTCAGCCTGGGCCCCAG GCCTCCCACCACTCCCTGTGCTGTCACcaagcctctctctgcctcccaccaCACCTGCTACCTCGTCACCCGGCTCTAG
- the ASIC3 gene encoding acid-sensing ion channel 3 isoform X1: MKPPSGPEEAQRPASDICVFASSCTMHGLGHVFGPGGLTLRRGLWAAAVLLSLATFLYQVAERVCYYREFHHETALEERESYRLTFPAVTLCNINPLRRSRLTPNDLHWAGPVLLGLDPAEHAAYLRALGRPPAPPGFMPSPTFDLARLYARAGHALEDMLLDCRYRSWPCGPENFTTIFTRMGQCYTFNSGAEGTELLTTPKGGMGNGLEIMLDVQQDEYLPVWRDMEETPFEVGVRVQIHSQEEPPLIDQLGFGAAPGYQTFVSCQKQQLSFLPPPWGDCSSVPLDPDFELELSGPLGPSSPSPGPSPPYSLMGCRLACETRYVARKCGCRMMHMPGGAPVCSPQQYKDCASPVLDAMLRKDACTCPSPCASTRYAKELSMVRIPSRASARYLAQKHNRSEAYITENVLVLDIFFEALNYETVEQKKAYEVSALLGDIGGQMGLFIGASLLTILEILDFLCEVFRDRVLGYFWNRKRSQRHSSTNLASHHSLCCHQASLCLPPHLLPRHPALDWMSVSSGPHPNIQDVASLHASLLSSSQIKF, from the exons ATGAAGCCCCCCTCAGGGCCGGAGGAGGCCCAGCGGCCTGCCTCAGACATCTGCGTGTTCGCCAGCAGCTGCACGATGCACGGGCTGGGCCATGTCTTTGGCCCGGGGGGCCTGACCCTGCGCCGGGGGCTGTGGGCTGCAGCCGTTCTCCTGTCGCTGGCCACCTTCCTCTACCAGGTGGCGGAGAGGGTGTGCTACTACAGGGAGTTCCACCACGAGACAGCCCTGGAGGAGCGCGAGAGCTACCGGCTCACCTTCCCAGCCGTCACCCTGTGCAACATCAACCCGCTGCGCCGCTCACGCCTCACACCCAACGACCTGCACTGGGCCGGGCCGGTGCTGCTGGGCCTGGACCCCGCCGAACACGCCGCCTACCTGCGCGCCCTGGGCCGGCCCCCCGCGCCGCCCGGCTTCATGCCCAGCCCCACCTTCGACCTGGCCCGGCTCTATGCCCGGGCCGGGCATGCCCTCGAGGACATGCTGCTGGACTGTCGCTACCGCAGTTGGCCATGCGGGCCAGAGAACTTCACCACG ATCTTCACCCGGATGGGACAGTGCTACACCTTTAACTCCGGCGCCGAGGGGACGGAGCTTCTCACCACTCCCAAAGGCGGCATGGGGAACGGGCTGGAGATCATGCTGGACGTGCAGCAGGATGAGTATCTGCCCGTGTGGAGGGACATGG AGGAGACCCCATTTGAGGTGGGGGTCCGAGTACAGATCCACAGCCAGGAGGAGCCGCCACTCATTGACCAGCTGGGCTTCGGGGCAGCCCCTGGCTACCAGACTTTTGTGTCCTGCCAGAAGCAACAA CTGAGCTTCCTACCGCCGCCCTGGGGTGATTGCAGCTCTGTACCTCTGGACCCTGACTTTGAGCTAGAACTCTCTGGTCCTCTGGGTCCCTCCAGtcccagcccaggccccagccctccATATAGTCTAATGGGGTGTCGCCTGGCCTGCGAGACACGCTATGTGGCTCGTAAGTGCGGCTGCCGAATGATGCACATGCCTG GCGGCGCGCCAGTGTGCAGCCCCCAGCAGTATAAGGACTGTGCCAGCCCAGTGCTGG ACGCCATGCTGCGGAAGGACGCGTgcacctgccccagcccctgcgcCAGCACGCGCTACGCCAAGGAGCTCTCCATGGTGCGGATCCCCAGCCGCGCCTCCGCCCGCTACCTGGCCCAGAAACACAACCGCAGCGAGGCCTACATCAC GGAGAATGTGCTGGTGCTGGACATCTTCTTTGAAGCCCTCAACTATGAGACGGTGGAGCAGAAAAAGGCCTATGAAGTGTCTGCCCTgcttg GTGACATTGGTGGCCAGATGGGGCTGTTCATTGGGGCCAGCCTGCTCACTATCCTTGAGATCTTGGACTTCCTCTGTGAG GTGTTCCGGGACAGAGTCCTGGGATACTTTTGGAACCGGAAGCGCTCCCAAAGGCACTCCAGCACCAATCTG GCCTCCCACCACTCCCTGTGCTGTCACcaagcctctctctgcctcccaccaCACCTGCTACCTCGTCACCCGGCTCTAGACTGGATGTCTGTATCTTCGGGGCCCCACCCCAACATCCAGGATGTGGCCAGCTTGCATGCGTCTTTGCTCTCTTCATCCCAAATAAAGTTCTAG